The Mercurialis annua linkage group LG2, ddMerAnnu1.2, whole genome shotgun sequence genome contains a region encoding:
- the LOC126670280 gene encoding ABC transporter C family member 3-like isoform X1: MELGNVLTGTLVILKPIFLRGVSASLHLLLILVLLVFFVYNKLRVSSTEGSKEKYTRVLWFKLTVFCCLSVSLLNLVLCLLSYFYWYTNRWSDDELVTLLDFALRTLSWAALSFYLHTQFLNSARIKFPFLLRVWWGFYFFISCYGLVVDVLLYGKHLPSQVQYVVWDGFSVFTGLFLCYVGFLRIRSEDTLLEEPLLNGNSIDLEVTKLRGSDSVTPYSYASLFSILTFSWVGSLISDGNKKALDLEDVPQLDSGNSVVGAFTVFRNRLELGSGDGGVTTLKLVKALFFSARKEILWTAFLAVLCTTASYVGPYLIDSFVQCLNGQGTFKNQGYVLASAFLVGKLVECLSKRHWYFMLQQVGIRMCAILVAMIYNKGLTLSCQSKQGQTSGEIINIMTVDVERIREFSWYMHDPWLVIIQVGLALFILYKNLGLAAVATLLSTIVVMLLNYPLGRLMENFQERLMESKDKRMKATSEVLRNMRILKLQAWEMKFLSKIVKLRKTETGWLRKFVYTSAIVSFVFWGSPTFVSVVTFGSCMLMGIPLDSGKILSALATFGILQKAIYNLPDTVSMIVQTKVSLDRISSFLRLDDLQSNAVERLTRGSSDTAIEIADGIFSWELSTPNPTLKDINLKVFHGMRVAVCGTAGSGKSSLLSCILGEVPKISGTLKLCGSKAYVAQSPWIQSGRIEENILFGKEMDREMYERILEDCSLKKDLEILSFGDQTIIGERGINLSGGQKQRIQIARALYQDADIYLFDDPFSAVDAHTGSHLFKEVLLGFLSSKTVIFVTHQVEFLPAADLILVMKEGRITQAGKYNDILSSGSDFMELVGAHESALSGLKSNQVGPDSENISTKKDGDGTSSTNEVSLKEGNKDIKDSKADEIADPKAQLVQEEERQKGRVGYLVYWKYLTMAYGGALVPFILVAQILFQVLQIGSNYWMTWATPVSVDVKPLVSGSTLILVYVALAIGSSFCILIRSTLLVTAGYKTATLLFDKMHLCIFRAPMSFFDATPSGRILNRASTDQSEVDMQIPNQVGLVAFSMIQLLGIVAVMSQVAWQVFIVFIPVIAACIWYQRYYIASARELSRLIGVCKAPVIQHFAESISGATTIRSFDHEQRFQEIIMKLTDAHSRPKFHSAAAMEWLCFRLDMFSAIMFAFSLFFLISFPEGIDPAIAGLAVIYGLNLNTLQAVVILHICKAENSIISVERIHQYMSIPNEPPLVIEENRPDRSWPAHGEVDIDHLQVRYAPHMPLVLQGLTCTFRGGNKTGIVGRTGSGKSTLIQTLFRIVDPAVGQIMIDDINIASIGLHDLRSRISIIPQDPTMFEGTVRSNLDPLEEYTDKQIWEALDKCQLGDEVRKKEKKLDSTVAENGDNWSMGQRQLVCLGRVLLKKSKVLVLDEATASVDTATDSLIQQTIKQHFTNCTVITIAHRITSVLDSDMVLLLSHGLIDEYDSPTRLLENKSSSFSQLVAEYTARSNTSFD; the protein is encoded by the exons ATGGAACTCGGTAATGTTTTAACAGGTACTCTTGTTATTCTTAAACCCATTTTTCTTCGTGGGGTTTCTGCTTCATTGCACTTACTTTTAATTCTCGTATTATTGGTATTCTTTGTGTATAACAAACTCAGAGTCAGCAGTACTGAAGGTTCCAAAGAGAAGTATACTAGGGTCTTGTGGTTTAAACTGACCGTGTTCTGTTGCTTGAGTGTTTCACTTCTTAATCTTGTGTTATGTCTGTTGAGTTACTTTTACTGGTATACAAATCGTTGGTCTGATGATGAACTGGTAACCCTTTTGGATTTTGCTCTTAGAACACTCTCTTGGGCTGCACTTTCTTTCTATTTGCACACTCAGTTTTTAAATTCAGCTCGAATTAAGTTCCCATTTTTGTTGAGAGTTTGGTGgggattttattttttcatttcttgtTATGGTCTTGTAGTGGATGTTCTTCTTTATGGAAAACATTTGCCTTCTCAAGTTCAGTATGTAGTTTGGGATGGTTTCTCTGTCTTTACTGGTTTGTTTCTGTGTTATGTTGGTTTCTTGAGAATTAGGAGTGAAGATACTCTATTGGAGGAACCCCTTTTGAATGGTAATTCAATTGATTTAGAGGTAACTAAGTTAAGAGGGAGTGATTCTGTCACTCCTTATTCATATGCTAGTCTTTTTAGTATTCTTACATTTTCTTGGGTTGGTTCTCTAATTTCTGATGGCAATAAGAAAGCTTTAGACCTTGAGGATGTTCCTCAACTTGATAGTGGGAATAGTGTAGTTGGTGCATTTACGGTGTTTAGGAATCGACTCGAGTTAGGTAGCGGTGATGGTGGAGTTACGACATTAAAGCTTGTGAAGGCATTGTTCTTTTCAGCCCGGAAAGAAATATTATGGACAGCCTTTCTTGCAGTACTATGCACAACTGCTTCTTATGTTGGTCCATACCTTATAGATTCATTTGTTCAGTGTCTAAATGGACAAGGAACATTCAAAAATCAGGGCTATGTTTTAGCTTCTGCCTTCCTGGTTGGAAAGCTTGTAGAATGTCTTTCGAAAAGGCATTGGTACTTTATGTTGCAGCAAGTAGGAATTAGGATGTGTGCCATACTTGTGGCAATGATCTACAACAAAGGGTTGACACTTTCTTGCCAGTCGAAGCAGGGCCAGACTAGTGGGGAGATCATCAATATTATGACTGTTGATGTAGAGCGAATCCGTGAATTTAGCTGGTATATGCATGATCCTTGGCTAGTTATAATCCAAGTTGGTCTGGCCTTgttcattttatataaaaatcttGGGCTCGCAGCTGTTGCTACTTTGCTTTCAACTATTGTTGTCATGTTATTGAACTATCCATTGGGAAGGCTAATGGAGAACTTTCAAGAAAGGTTGATGGAATCTAAAGATAAACGAATGAAAGCAACATCTGAGGTTTTAAGGAATATGAGAATTCTCAAGCTTCAGGCGTGGGAAATGAAGTTTTTGTCTAAGATTGTCAAGCTTCGGAAGACAGAAACAGGATGGTTGAGGAAATTTGTTTATACTTCAGCAATTGTAAGTTTTGTCTTCTGGGGTTCCCCTACTTTTGTATCTGTGGTCACATTTGGTTCTTGTATGCTTATGGGAATTCCCCTCGACTCGGGGAAGATATTATCTGCACTGGCTACATTCGGGATCCTTCAAAAGGCAATCTATAATCTTCCTGATACAGTTTCTATGATCGTTCAAACCAAGGTTTCCCTTGATAGAATTTCGTCTTTTCTTCGACTTGACGATTTACAGTCTAATGCTGTTGAGAGGTTAACAAGAGGCAGTTCTGATACAGCAATTGAGATAGCAGATGGCATTTTCTCTTGGGAATTATCAACTCCTAACCCGACATTGAAGGATATAAACTTGAAAGTATTCCATGGTATGCGAGTTGCGGTATGTGGTACAGCTGGTTCTGGCAAGTCGAGCTTACTTTCCTGCATCTTGGGCGAGGTACCTAAGATATCAGGGACACTTAAACTGTGCGGTTCAAAGGCCTATGTTGCACAGTCACCATGGATACAAAGTGGCAGAATTGAAGAGAATATTTTATTTGGTAAGGAAATGGACAGGGAAATGTATGAGAGAATTTTGGAGGATTGTTCCCTGAAGAAGGACCTTGAAATCCTGTCATTTGGCGACCAGACTATTATAGGTGAACGGGGCATCAATCTGAGTGGCGGACAAAAACAAAGAATACAAATTGCTCGAGCTCTCTACCAAGATGCTGATATCTATCTTTTTGATGATCCTTTTAGCGCTGTTGATGCACATACTGGATCTCATTTATTTAAG GAAGTTTTGCTAGGCTTCTTGAGTTCGAAAACGGTTATTTTTGTTACTCATCAGGTTGAGTTCTTACCTGCAGCTGATCTAATATTG GTCATGAAAGAAGGAAGGATTACACAAGCTGGAAAGTATAACGACATTCTCAGTTCGGGCTCTGATTTTATGGAACTTGTAGGTGCACATGAGTCAGCTTTATCAGGTCTTAAATCAAATCAAGTAGGACCAGATTCTGAAAATATAAGTACCAAAAAAGATGGTGATGGCACGAGTAGTACCAACGAGGTTTCCTTGAAAGAAGGAAACAAGGATATAAAAGATAGTAAAGCTGACGAGATAGCTGATCCAAAGGCACAGCTTGTTCAAGAAGAAGAAAGACAAAAAGGTCGAGTTGGATATCTGGTCTACTGGAAATATCTTACCATGGCATATGGAGGAGCTCTGGTGCCCTTTATTTTGGTGGCGCAGATTCTTTTTCAGGTTCTTCAAATTGGTAGCAACTACTGGATGACTTGGGCTACTCCTGTATCAGTGGATGTGAAACCTCTTGTGAGCGGATCCACACTAATACTCGTTTATGTAGCTTTGGCAATTGGAAGTTCATTTTGCATCCTCATTCGTTCCACTCTTCTTGTAACAGCAGGGTATAAGACAGCAACTCTGCTGTTCGATAAAATGCATTTGTGCATTTTCCGAGCACCTATGTCCTTCTTTGATGCAACTCCAAGTGGACGGATTCTGAACAGA GCTTCTACGGACCAAAGTGAAGTTGACATGCAGATTCCAAATCAAGTCGGGTTAGTTGCATTCTCAATGATCCAGCTACTGGGAATCGTGGCAGTAATGTCTCAAGTAGCATGGCAAgtgtttattgtttttattcctGTGATCGCTGCCTGCATCTGGTACCAG CGATACTACATTGCTTCTGCAAGAGAACTTTCACGGCTGATTGGAGTTTGCAAAGCCCCTGTCATCCAGCATTTTGCTGAAAGTATATCAGGAGCGACAACTATCAGGAGCTTTGATCATGAACAACGATTCCAGGAAATAATCATGAAGCTGACAGATGCACATTCTCGGCCCAAGTTTCATAGTGCTGCTGCAATGGAATGGCTTTGCTTCCGCCTGGATATGTTCTCTGCTATTATGTTTGCCTTCTCTTTGTTTTTCTTAATCTCCTTTCCGGAAGGAATTGATCCAG CCATTGCTGGTTTAGCTGTGATATATGGACTGAACCTGAACACTTTACAAGCTGTGGTCATATTGCATATCTGCAAAGCAGAGAATTCAATCATATCAGTAGAAAGAATACATCAATACATGTCTATTCCTAATGAGCCTCCTCTTGTAATCGAAGAAAATAGGCCAGACCGTTCTTGGCCAGCACATGGTGAAGTTGATATTGATCATCTGCAG GTCCGGTATGCCCCTCACATGCCGCTTGTGTTGCAAGGTCTGACTTGCACTTTCCGAGGAGGCAACAAAACTGGTATAGTAGGAAGAACAGGCAGTGGGAAATCGACCCTCATACAAACTCTTTTCCGCATTGTCGATCCTGCAGTTGGTCAGATCATGATTGACGACATCAATATAGCATCAATTGGTTTGCACGATTTGCGGTCAAGAATTAGCATTATTCCTCAGGATCCCACCATGTTTGAAGGGACTGTACGGAGTAACCTGGACCCTCTTGAAGAATACACAGACAAGCAAATCTGGGAG GCTCTTGATAAGTGTCAACTTGGAGATGAAGTTAGAAAGAAGGAGAAAAAGCTAGACTCCACTG TGGCTGAAAATGGAGATAACTGGAGTATGGGTCAGAGGCAACTAGTATGCCTCGGACGAGTACTACTGAAGAAGAGTAAGGTCTTAGTCCTTGATGAAGCTACAGCTTCAGTTGATACAGCTACAGACAGTTTAATTCAGCAAACCATTAAGCAACATTTCACCAACTGTACTGTTATAACCATCGCCCATCGAATAACTTCTGTTCTTGACAGCGACATGGTTCTGCTTTTAAGTCACG GGCTCATTGACGAATACGACTCTCCCACAAGATTACTAGAAAATAAGTCATCATCATTTTCGCAACTTGTAGCAGAATACACCGCTAGGTCAAATACCAGTTTTGACTAG
- the LOC126670280 gene encoding ABC transporter C family member 3-like isoform X2, translating to MELGNVLTGTLVILKPIFLRGVSASLHLLLILVLLVFFVYNKLRVSSTEGSKEKYTRVLWFKLTVFCCLSVSLLNLVLCLLSYFYWYTNRWSDDELVTLLDFALRTLSWAALSFYLHTQFLNSARIKFPFLLRVWWGFYFFISCYGLVVDVLLYGKHLPSQVQYVVWDGFSVFTGLFLCYVGFLRIRSEDTLLEEPLLNGNSIDLEVTKLRGSDSVTPYSYASLFSILTFSWVGSLISDGNKKALDLEDVPQLDSGNSVVGAFTVFRNRLELGSGDGGVTTLKLVKALFFSARKEILWTAFLAVLCTTASYVGPYLIDSFVQCLNGQGTFKNQGYVLASAFLVGKLVECLSKRHWYFMLQQVGIRMCAILVAMIYNKGLTLSCQSKQGQTSGEIINIMTVDVERIREFSWYMHDPWLVIIQVGLALFILYKNLGLAAVATLLSTIVVMLLNYPLGRLMENFQERLMESKDKRMKATSEVLRNMRILKLQAWEMKFLSKIVKLRKTETGWLRKFVYTSAIVSFVFWGSPTFVSVVTFGSCMLMGIPLDSGKILSALATFGILQKAIYNLPDTVSMIVQTKVSLDRISSFLRLDDLQSNAVERLTRGSSDTAIEIADGIFSWELSTPNPTLKDINLKVFHGMRVAVCGTAGSGKSSLLSCILGEVPKISGTLKLCGSKAYVAQSPWIQSGRIEENILFGKEMDREMYERILEDCSLKKDLEILSFGDQTIIGERGINLSGGQKQRIQIARALYQDADIYLFDDPFSAVDAHTGSHLFKEVLLGFLSSKTVIFVTHQVEFLPAADLILVMKEGRITQAGKYNDILSSGSDFMELVGAHESALSGLKSNQVGPDSENISTKKDGDGTSSTNEVSLKEGNKDIKDSKADEIADPKAQLVQEEERQKGRVGYLVYWKYLTMAYGGALVPFILVAQILFQVLQIGSNYWMTWATPVSVDVKPLVSGSTLILVYVALAIGSSFCILIRSTLLVTAGYKTATLLFDKMHLCIFRAPMSFFDATPSGRILNRASTDQSEVDMQIPNQVGLVAFSMIQLLGIVAVMSQVAWQVFIVFIPVIAACIWYQRYYIASARELSRLIGVCKAPVIQHFAESISGATTIRSFDHEQRFQEIIMKLTDAHSRPKFHSAAAMEWLCFRLDMFSAIMFAFSLFFLISFPEGIDPAIAGLAVIYGLNLNTLQAVVILHICKAENSIISVERIHQYMSIPNEPPLVIEENRPDRSWPAHGEVDIDHLQVRYAPHMPLVLQGLTCTFRGGNKTGIVGRTGSGKSTLIQTLFRIVDPAVGQIMIDDINIASIGLHDLRSRISIIPQDPTMFEGTVRSNLDPLEEYTDKQIWEALDKCQLGDEVRKKEKKLDSTVHGMNYEQ from the exons ATGGAACTCGGTAATGTTTTAACAGGTACTCTTGTTATTCTTAAACCCATTTTTCTTCGTGGGGTTTCTGCTTCATTGCACTTACTTTTAATTCTCGTATTATTGGTATTCTTTGTGTATAACAAACTCAGAGTCAGCAGTACTGAAGGTTCCAAAGAGAAGTATACTAGGGTCTTGTGGTTTAAACTGACCGTGTTCTGTTGCTTGAGTGTTTCACTTCTTAATCTTGTGTTATGTCTGTTGAGTTACTTTTACTGGTATACAAATCGTTGGTCTGATGATGAACTGGTAACCCTTTTGGATTTTGCTCTTAGAACACTCTCTTGGGCTGCACTTTCTTTCTATTTGCACACTCAGTTTTTAAATTCAGCTCGAATTAAGTTCCCATTTTTGTTGAGAGTTTGGTGgggattttattttttcatttcttgtTATGGTCTTGTAGTGGATGTTCTTCTTTATGGAAAACATTTGCCTTCTCAAGTTCAGTATGTAGTTTGGGATGGTTTCTCTGTCTTTACTGGTTTGTTTCTGTGTTATGTTGGTTTCTTGAGAATTAGGAGTGAAGATACTCTATTGGAGGAACCCCTTTTGAATGGTAATTCAATTGATTTAGAGGTAACTAAGTTAAGAGGGAGTGATTCTGTCACTCCTTATTCATATGCTAGTCTTTTTAGTATTCTTACATTTTCTTGGGTTGGTTCTCTAATTTCTGATGGCAATAAGAAAGCTTTAGACCTTGAGGATGTTCCTCAACTTGATAGTGGGAATAGTGTAGTTGGTGCATTTACGGTGTTTAGGAATCGACTCGAGTTAGGTAGCGGTGATGGTGGAGTTACGACATTAAAGCTTGTGAAGGCATTGTTCTTTTCAGCCCGGAAAGAAATATTATGGACAGCCTTTCTTGCAGTACTATGCACAACTGCTTCTTATGTTGGTCCATACCTTATAGATTCATTTGTTCAGTGTCTAAATGGACAAGGAACATTCAAAAATCAGGGCTATGTTTTAGCTTCTGCCTTCCTGGTTGGAAAGCTTGTAGAATGTCTTTCGAAAAGGCATTGGTACTTTATGTTGCAGCAAGTAGGAATTAGGATGTGTGCCATACTTGTGGCAATGATCTACAACAAAGGGTTGACACTTTCTTGCCAGTCGAAGCAGGGCCAGACTAGTGGGGAGATCATCAATATTATGACTGTTGATGTAGAGCGAATCCGTGAATTTAGCTGGTATATGCATGATCCTTGGCTAGTTATAATCCAAGTTGGTCTGGCCTTgttcattttatataaaaatcttGGGCTCGCAGCTGTTGCTACTTTGCTTTCAACTATTGTTGTCATGTTATTGAACTATCCATTGGGAAGGCTAATGGAGAACTTTCAAGAAAGGTTGATGGAATCTAAAGATAAACGAATGAAAGCAACATCTGAGGTTTTAAGGAATATGAGAATTCTCAAGCTTCAGGCGTGGGAAATGAAGTTTTTGTCTAAGATTGTCAAGCTTCGGAAGACAGAAACAGGATGGTTGAGGAAATTTGTTTATACTTCAGCAATTGTAAGTTTTGTCTTCTGGGGTTCCCCTACTTTTGTATCTGTGGTCACATTTGGTTCTTGTATGCTTATGGGAATTCCCCTCGACTCGGGGAAGATATTATCTGCACTGGCTACATTCGGGATCCTTCAAAAGGCAATCTATAATCTTCCTGATACAGTTTCTATGATCGTTCAAACCAAGGTTTCCCTTGATAGAATTTCGTCTTTTCTTCGACTTGACGATTTACAGTCTAATGCTGTTGAGAGGTTAACAAGAGGCAGTTCTGATACAGCAATTGAGATAGCAGATGGCATTTTCTCTTGGGAATTATCAACTCCTAACCCGACATTGAAGGATATAAACTTGAAAGTATTCCATGGTATGCGAGTTGCGGTATGTGGTACAGCTGGTTCTGGCAAGTCGAGCTTACTTTCCTGCATCTTGGGCGAGGTACCTAAGATATCAGGGACACTTAAACTGTGCGGTTCAAAGGCCTATGTTGCACAGTCACCATGGATACAAAGTGGCAGAATTGAAGAGAATATTTTATTTGGTAAGGAAATGGACAGGGAAATGTATGAGAGAATTTTGGAGGATTGTTCCCTGAAGAAGGACCTTGAAATCCTGTCATTTGGCGACCAGACTATTATAGGTGAACGGGGCATCAATCTGAGTGGCGGACAAAAACAAAGAATACAAATTGCTCGAGCTCTCTACCAAGATGCTGATATCTATCTTTTTGATGATCCTTTTAGCGCTGTTGATGCACATACTGGATCTCATTTATTTAAG GAAGTTTTGCTAGGCTTCTTGAGTTCGAAAACGGTTATTTTTGTTACTCATCAGGTTGAGTTCTTACCTGCAGCTGATCTAATATTG GTCATGAAAGAAGGAAGGATTACACAAGCTGGAAAGTATAACGACATTCTCAGTTCGGGCTCTGATTTTATGGAACTTGTAGGTGCACATGAGTCAGCTTTATCAGGTCTTAAATCAAATCAAGTAGGACCAGATTCTGAAAATATAAGTACCAAAAAAGATGGTGATGGCACGAGTAGTACCAACGAGGTTTCCTTGAAAGAAGGAAACAAGGATATAAAAGATAGTAAAGCTGACGAGATAGCTGATCCAAAGGCACAGCTTGTTCAAGAAGAAGAAAGACAAAAAGGTCGAGTTGGATATCTGGTCTACTGGAAATATCTTACCATGGCATATGGAGGAGCTCTGGTGCCCTTTATTTTGGTGGCGCAGATTCTTTTTCAGGTTCTTCAAATTGGTAGCAACTACTGGATGACTTGGGCTACTCCTGTATCAGTGGATGTGAAACCTCTTGTGAGCGGATCCACACTAATACTCGTTTATGTAGCTTTGGCAATTGGAAGTTCATTTTGCATCCTCATTCGTTCCACTCTTCTTGTAACAGCAGGGTATAAGACAGCAACTCTGCTGTTCGATAAAATGCATTTGTGCATTTTCCGAGCACCTATGTCCTTCTTTGATGCAACTCCAAGTGGACGGATTCTGAACAGA GCTTCTACGGACCAAAGTGAAGTTGACATGCAGATTCCAAATCAAGTCGGGTTAGTTGCATTCTCAATGATCCAGCTACTGGGAATCGTGGCAGTAATGTCTCAAGTAGCATGGCAAgtgtttattgtttttattcctGTGATCGCTGCCTGCATCTGGTACCAG CGATACTACATTGCTTCTGCAAGAGAACTTTCACGGCTGATTGGAGTTTGCAAAGCCCCTGTCATCCAGCATTTTGCTGAAAGTATATCAGGAGCGACAACTATCAGGAGCTTTGATCATGAACAACGATTCCAGGAAATAATCATGAAGCTGACAGATGCACATTCTCGGCCCAAGTTTCATAGTGCTGCTGCAATGGAATGGCTTTGCTTCCGCCTGGATATGTTCTCTGCTATTATGTTTGCCTTCTCTTTGTTTTTCTTAATCTCCTTTCCGGAAGGAATTGATCCAG CCATTGCTGGTTTAGCTGTGATATATGGACTGAACCTGAACACTTTACAAGCTGTGGTCATATTGCATATCTGCAAAGCAGAGAATTCAATCATATCAGTAGAAAGAATACATCAATACATGTCTATTCCTAATGAGCCTCCTCTTGTAATCGAAGAAAATAGGCCAGACCGTTCTTGGCCAGCACATGGTGAAGTTGATATTGATCATCTGCAG GTCCGGTATGCCCCTCACATGCCGCTTGTGTTGCAAGGTCTGACTTGCACTTTCCGAGGAGGCAACAAAACTGGTATAGTAGGAAGAACAGGCAGTGGGAAATCGACCCTCATACAAACTCTTTTCCGCATTGTCGATCCTGCAGTTGGTCAGATCATGATTGACGACATCAATATAGCATCAATTGGTTTGCACGATTTGCGGTCAAGAATTAGCATTATTCCTCAGGATCCCACCATGTTTGAAGGGACTGTACGGAGTAACCTGGACCCTCTTGAAGAATACACAGACAAGCAAATCTGGGAG GCTCTTGATAAGTGTCAACTTGGAGATGAAGTTAGAAAGAAGGAGAAAAAGCTAGACTCCACTG TTCATGGTATGAACTATGAACAATGA